In the Aptenodytes patagonicus chromosome 5, bAptPat1.pri.cur, whole genome shotgun sequence genome, GGTGCAGAGACAACCAGGGGAGGTATCACACATCATTCTTCCAACTCCCAGTGGCATTGTACAGTGCCTGCCAGCAAAACCAGGCTGCTCGGACCGGAacagcaacagcaggaggaggcaacCCCAGCCCAGTCACAAAATCCATGCCACACTCAAGCTGCCACCTCCACCACAGCCCATCCCTTCCCCAGGATGGAGACCACTGCAATACTAAAGCAGTTGTCGAATGCTCTTCTTTCCTTACCGCCTTTGATGTGAAGATCCTGACACCAACATCTCCCAAGACCCTcttcccagccccctcccagcaaCACTGAGCCTGGCAAATACCTGATGGCAAGTAATTTTACGTTATTCTGCATTTACACAAAAATAGAGCAATTCTATATTTATAGAGATTTATAGCCGGTTCCGTGCTGGAGGAGTTATTGAGCAAGGCCAGGAGCTGTGGGCGGTCCAGGCTCCCGAGCAGCCGGCTGCTTCTCGTTCGGCATTTCCAACATACAAAATTAAAGGCATTCGTCTCCGTCTTGTTTCTTAAATAGATAAGGGGGAAATGAACAGACAGTATGTACAGAGGGGCAGTGGCAGGGCTCGAGCGCCCTCCACCCCCAGCCTCATGCCTGCCGCCCGGGGTCAGTGAGGCCGGCTGCTGGACTCTGAGGGCTGCCGCTGGCGGGGAGGAGTGTAGCCATTCAGGTAGCCGTTGCTCTGGCGTTTGCTGAGTCCTCCATTAAGAATGTCCTGGATGTGCTGCACTATCAGGTTTATGGCCACTGTgagcaaaaggaagggaaagacaCAGGGGAGAGATTGCATTAGGATCACTGCAAATGAACTAGAGCCAAGCCAGACATGATGACCTAGCTGTCTCCCCTGCTCCTATCCCCTCTTATCAAGTGGTGGGGAGCTGCAACCCTGCAGGGAGGAGCTGCCCTGCTGGGACTTCATCCCTCTGCCCTGGCTGAGCCCAGCACTCAAGCCAGTATGGTCAGGCTGATTCCAACCAGGTGAAGACATGGCTGTCCCAGTTGCACGTCTGGCCTTGGAGAAGCACATTTCCCTTTGTGTGGGATGAACCAGGAGTTTGCCTGGAGGCACTGCACATAGATGGGCTCCCAGGCTTGATCAGAGGAGCACAAACGCCTAGTCATTAATGCTCCAggcaggagcaaagggaagaagCTCATCTCAGCACGTGTGGTAACAGCACTCTCTTGGGTGGCAGTGGCCTGAGTCACCTCCGTGGCAGGTCCTGCTGCCTCTTACCTAACTCCGCCACAACAGCAACAGCCCAAAGTCGGCTGCCAGAACGTAACAGCAGGGTCTGGGTCCACTCACCTTCATTATCTGCTCCTCTGGGAATGATCACGTCAGCATACTTCTTGGTCTGGGAGGAGAGAGAGCACTGTGTTACAGGGAAAGTGGAGAGCCACCAAGCTAGGGCATTGTCCCTGCTTCCTGGGGCAGGTCCTTGCCCTCCCCTTGCCAAACCCAAACCCGCTGGGAGGTATGTCGTTGCTGAGAATACATTTTGGATGCTCTTATTTGTCTTCAGCTCTGTGTTTTGAGGGCCATGCTTTGCACCTTGACTCCATTTTCATGAGCTCATACAGATTCCAGTAAGAGGCAGTAAGAGCCACCCTAACAAAACCTGAAATTAAAAAGCCTCATGATCGCAAGACTCCAGCAGCTGATGCTTTTGGGAACAACCTCCCCCCTGAATCCAGCCAGACTTGGTACAAGAGCAAGAGTTGGCATGCCCAGGCTGTGTGGACATGAGGGGGACAGCCACGTGATCTGCTTGGGATGTGGGGAGAATTTTCTACCAGCATTGCTTGCAAAAAAGGTCTGATTCAGGACACCAGTCCTGACCTATTTTCACCTGCAGGTGCCAGTCTCAGTTTCCTCCCCTATTTGTGTCAGCTTTTACAGCTGATCAGCTTCCTGACAGCCAAGCTCTACCATCAGTAAACAAGCCAGCCTGCTGGGTGAAGGGTGTCATCTGACACCTCCAGGTGCTTCCAACCATATCAAAAATCACCAGGACATGCTGGATCATTTCAGTGCTGGACCACCTGGACCAGAACTGGTTTTGGAGTTGAGTAACAGCAACAGTGGGTGCTGAGCCTGCTCAACATCCACACGCAATTGCTCTGCAGCTGAGCCCACCACCAGGTTGGACGAGGGAGCATACCACTGCAAAGCTGGTGGGTAGGGACAAAGCAGCTTTTTTCTACCGTCCTTGTTTCACATTTCGTCCTCCTACAGACTCTTCAACAGAAGAGACTAATGCAGCATCTGCTGCTTTGCAAAGCTGCAGATTTACCTTGCTGGGGTCTTGCAAGGAGGGGAGCCACCAAGCTGGACCTGCCTCAGGAAAAGCCTTTTGGGATTACACTGTAATTGGACCTTGGGCCACAGAGCCACAACTGAGGGAGACAGGGAAAAGGGTGCTGTCCAGGAGCCAGGAGAAGATCTTGTAGCACAGAGAGAATCAGCCCCTCTTATGGGAAGGGGCAGAGCTGGCCACATAGACAGGCACAGAGATGTTCCTGAGGCTGGAGGCACAGGTTCAATTCCTGCCTGTGGCGctggccagcagctcccaggctgcagGACTCTGCTGGCTCAGTTCCTCCAGAATAAGAAGAAATTCCTCATATAACTACCATATCTGCTTGAAAAGCCTTGAGAACCGAGGCACAGGCTCCTCTCCATGACAGCCAGGAGAAGTGTGCGATGGCTAGTCCTGCAAATGTGCTATTTCACCTGCAAGTTCCGCAGGACTGCAGTGGTCTCCCGCATGCAAAGTCCCTGTCTGCTAGGGAGCCTTGCCTCGGTTATCAGCTCCCAAAGTAGCTTCCTTGCTCCAGGCAGACCTTGCAACCCTGGCCCCGAGCGAGGTCTGCCTGCTCTACACCTTGGCCTCTCACCAGCCAGGAAACGCAACCTGCAAGGCCACATCCCGCAGCACAGAGCGAAGGATGAAGCTCCCCTGCTCTACCAAGCATCCAGCCAGCAAGaagccagcagcactgcagggtgAAAAGGGCAGGCAGGACAGCACAGAACAGGAGGCAGACACAGCAGATGCTGCCTGGGGGCAGGGATCTCCCCTTCCCCCGGCCAAGGATCATCGCTCCTGGGGCTGGCATCTGCTGAGCTGCCTGGTGTTGGTTTGTCAGACCCTGTGCAGGGAGGGATTTCTCCTGCCGTGTCAGCCTTCCCACAGGGGAGGGTGATCTCACCAGAAAGGCAGTGGCTGTATAAATAGTCCCCATCTCACCCTGCCCCGGCCAGCACTGGCATCCCCATTTTTGCCAgtgcctgcagggagggagcaAGGTGAGGCAGGCTGACCTGAGCTCTGGGGCACAAAATGCTCCTGTctgaggagctgggcagggtATGAGCCATTTTTGGCAGACTCCCACGGGTGTCACTCCCCTTACTTACTGGCAAACAGAACTCCTCAAAGGCAGGCTTGACGAAGGTGATGTACTGAGATAAGATCTGCTCGAGGTCCCTGCCTCGCTCACTGATGTCTCGTAGCACTGCGGGGAAGATGTAAGGCACAGTCAGGAGCTGAGACATGAATTGCTCCATCCCCCTTCCCTTCAGTACAGCCTTTGGCCAGCCACCCGGGTATTTTGCCTGAGGTCTCTGTTTCTGGAAGCTACTGCCCACATGTCCAAGCACACCCCAGCCCAGCTACACGCTTTTAACCTGCTTCCAAGCCTTCCCAGGAGCCAAGGGCTGGCTGACCTGACCAAGGGCTTTTCTTGGCCTCCCTCCCTTCTCAGCTCTGCAAGCACATTCCAGCTGTAACCAGTGCCACCCCGGTCCTGACTGTTCCCAGCCTCAGCCCTTCCATCCCTCCTGTCACTCTGTCCTGCCCTTGGCCTAAGGATGGGGCATTCTCCCACTTGTCCCAGTGCAAAGGTGCCCAAGGAATAGAAAAAGCAGTGGGGTTCACCCATACACACGTTAAGGCGCAGTTTAACTCAGGTCTGCAGAGGTGAGGAGAGTAAAACTCACCCacctgcccagctctgccagggtCCTTGTGCTGTCCTTGGCTGAGTGGGATGGGAAGGTGAAGCAGGCTCCCACAACGAGAGGCTGAGGGGGTGCTTGGAGGAGATCAGCTCAGGAGGAAGCCAGGAGGCAGGAGAGCAAGCTGGTCTCCTGCTTGTTCTGCCATTTGGGCCTTACATCCTGTTTGCACGAGGTATTTGGGCCACTGCCATCTCCGGTCTGAAGCCACTTCAGCGTGGAAAAGTGCCCCAGTTCAGCAGGAATTCAATCCACGGGTAAGAGCCAAAACAGCGCTGTGGCCAAGCAGACAGCTCTTGGCTCTCCCCAAGGGGCTGGCTGGCTTCTCCCCAGCACGCTAGCACCTGGCACTGCGTTCAGAGCGAGCCTTCTCCACGTGCCAAGCAGAGCCGAGCCACAGCACTGCCAGTCTGCGTGACCTGCTCGGCAGCCAGTGCCCATGTGCTTGCAGGGTCAGGACAGTGCTGTTCTCCCAGTGCTGGTTTGGCACTGTCCCCATGGCTCTGTTTGCCCTCGGCCAGCAGCTTTGCAGCATGCCCTTTCACAGCCCCGCGCAGGGGAGGTGATGGGAGGAAGAAAGGGCTGGCAGCAGGATTtgtgccagctccctgcctgctccaggaaaggctcagcccagcccaggctgctctaGCCAGCTCCTTGCCTTCTCCAGAGAGCGGGAGCAAGCCCCAGctcaaacaatacagaaaaacaggcaaggaaaataaaacagagagacTTTTGTTTCCCAGGTCCCACACCCTGTTTGTTGGCTGCTCTGGGGTGGAGAAGGAGCATAGTGAGGGTGTGTTTGCAGCACACCCGGCCTGGGATGGCATGCGGGAGGCCTGCAGACTGCATAGGGTGagtgcccaggctgcaggggcTGGTCCTGACAGGGCAAAActgtcctgcctgctcccaggacAGACCACAGCAGGGCCATCACCCCATGGACAAACACGAGTCAAGCACCCACTGTCTTGTCCCTGGCCCCAAAGCAACAGGTCCCAGCAACGCAGGCTAAGACCATGCACCCTATCTGGAGGTATCACCCTCTACTTGCAGGGCAGGCAAATGCCCAAGGATGGATCGGCACCCGTCCAGAGCCGACATGACTCAAATCGGGCCCAAAACATGCATGTGACACCCGACTTAGTCTTTGTTTTACAGAAGCTGGCCAAGAACAGGGCAGCAAGGGACCATAGCCAGAATCAGCTTTGCACAGATCAGGCTGTTTGAGGCACCTGACAGACCTTGCCCCTTGTGCTCTGTTAGCAGCATTTTTCTTGGGAGAGGTGCTGAGATGAGGACAGTGTGAGTTGCACATACTGAACCCCAGCACTATTGATGAACTGAGCTGTCAGCTACATTTCCAGGAACctcatctcctgctgctgcccagctgaaAAGTCCATTGCTGCAACTCTTCAGGACTTCTGGGAGAGCAAGATGACTCAGAGCCATGTCGCAAAGCAACACCCCAACTTTTGCTACAAGCTACCTCCAGCTATGTTTCAGGGACACAATTATACCTTCAGCACCTCACACGCAGGCTCTCCTTTCCCAGAAAGGCCAGGGAGACATACAGTAAACAGATTCGCTGCTGCAGTGGTCCTACCAACTGCTGACAGCAGGCCAGGAGACTGACAAATAGTCAGTTCCCTACCAGGAGGCCGATGAGTTGCCCTAACTAGGAGACACCAGCACCTCAACCAGCCTAGCTGCCCATTTGCAAAGCTTTAGTGATTGATGGTGGGTGGGAGAAATACCCCAAGAATGGCCTGGGCCCATGAGGCTCAGGACCCCATCCAACAGCTGCAGCACAACAGGGTTTAGCTCTGTATTGTGGTCGGCAGCTGTATGGTCTCAGTTCCCAGTCAATGGGATCTCAACCAGTTTTCAAGCCCTGAGTTATGTACCAAGTCCGAAGTGACTGAACCACACACTCCAGAGTACGATTGGGATGCACACAGAGTCATGTGGCGCTGCAAATGCACAAAGCAATGCCTTGCCTTCAGACAGCTGATACAGGGCACTGCCAAAAACATGTGCTAACCCATGGCTGAGTGTGAACCCAAGTTCCTGCACAGCACAGTTTGCTTAAGCGATAAGGTTCAGATTGCAGGATCTTGCAAATGCGTATCTATGACCTGCTAGTAAGTCTCCCTGCAATGACTGTGCTGTCACCTCCCTGGATGAGTCATGCAAGAACAGTGGGCAGGGTCAAGAAGGATGCGTAAAAAAGAGCACTGATGACATCCTAACAGCAGAGGAGGCTGTGTATCTGTCTGACAGCAGGAGGGCAGGCAAGACCAGTTCTGTCACAGAGTGGAACAGTCCCATGCACACAAGCAGTCCCAGGCTGACGCACTGAGACACACTCCTCTCATCACAGCACAGAGGTCTGAATGGGACCTCTCCTCTAAGTCACCTTCTGCATCCCCAGACACCCTGTGGAGGCTGTCAGAGCCAGGCAGGGGTAGGAACAGTTCAGACAGAACTGAATTCTGCCCCAGGAGTCCCCAGATTCTTTCTTAGTCATCCAGGAGACTCAGGTGCTACATGAGGGACCCCACTCCTAAAGGCTGCTTTGAAATGAACTGCATCTCAAACCACACACACCCTGCAGAGCTGGAGTCCCTCCTATGTCAGCTGGCAACCTATAGCCAAGCCAGCTGAACATGGGGAGTCCTAGAGAGGGATATTCTGGTTTCTAGGGCTCTTTGCCCCCAAAACCCATCACCCCAGTGCCAAGTACCACAAAGAGGCTCCACGTTGCACTGGCTGTGCTTGTACAAACCAAGATGTAAAACCAAACTCCCTACCTGTATCATCCACGATGGACACCCTCACACCTAAATGCCATCCTCGGAGCACACCCATACCCCAGGTCCTGAGCAGATCCATCAAGCACTGCCTTCTGATTGAGCTGTTGAGCCGCTTTGCCGTGCCCATTGCGCCCTTCCCTGCTGATCGGCAATAGCTGTCATTCAGCTGATGGCACAGGGCTGGTGCCACAGGGCCATGTGAGGACACAGCACACTCAGTAGTCACACTGCTGAATGCAAAGGAGGAATCCCAGACAAGGCAGCAAAAACCTCACTGAATCCTAAGAGACACGGAGCAAGGTGCTCCCCACTGCCATAAGCTGCCCTATGTGACATGCTGCACTGGGGAGGAAAAGCTCCCTGGCTCTTTGCTAGCAGCAGCGCAGCTTTGTGCCAGTTCCAGTTCTGCTCTGGTCACTGTTACCTGCCTCTGAGACCAGCTGCCCAAATCAGTTAAGTGACATTTCTGTCCCTGCTGCACAAGGCATGTTCGGGCCTCACCTCTGCGGGACAGCCGAGTGTCCGCATCCGTGTCCACGAAGAGCTTCATGCGGAAGAGATCCCGCACCTCCTGGCTGTAGAAGGCCAGGATGCCTTCGAAGAGCACCACGTCGGCAGGGTAGACAGTCACCGTCTCCTCTTTCCtagcagagggaaggagagtcAAAATATGCTGGTGGGGGAAAACAAGCTAAGAGAGGTGGGGGGAAACAGCGGTGCTCCTAGGCACTGCTCCAACCCTGGGACATCACTGCTGCAGCAGGGGCATGACTGAGGAGAGGGCAGACCTACCCCACCGCGGTGAAGGGAATCCAAGGCATACGTACGCTTCCTAGAAGGACAAACGGCAGAGCAGGAAGCAGACCAgcccttctccccccacctcagccagctgctgcttgCAAGTGCTATGTGCCAAGCCGTAAAGCCTAGAAAGCCTATGCATGGGGCTTGACCCATGGGAACCTGCCAGGGCCAGTTCTGCTCCCCTGGGAACCAGGCAGCACTCCACTGACACCACAGCGCTTTTGTGGGAAATGGAGCAAGGTCACACCATCCACGACCAACACAGGCATGCAAAAACAAGCTGAACATGTGCAAGGGAAGAGTTACAGGAGCAAGAActgtcatcctcctcctttcctggCAGTGCCGGGCTGTTTGAGCCTGGAATACTTGTTAAAACTGCAAACACAGAGTTTATGGGGAGAGGAATTGtggctggggaagaaaaggggagCCATAACCCCCTTCCACTGATGCCTAGATGTTGCTGGATGCAACTGCATGGCTGCGCAGCTTTCCAGACCCTCAGACTGCGCCTGTATCTGCCCTGGATcctctaaccaaggggtttggagTAGTTAGCATTGAAACTTTTGGCTGGCACGTTAGGTGCCTAAGAGTTGGCACAAGCGGAGAGGCAGGCGGTTTGGGCTGGCAAGGCTGCATGCTGCACCGCAGGGCGTTAGCAGAGGCACAGCAAGGCAGGGGCAGCTGTTAGACCTGGAGTGGGAGACAAAGTCATAGACAGGAATCTGGACCGTCTTCCCTTCCGTGATCTCTTTGAGCGTTTTCACGATCAGCTCGTTGTCAAAGGCATCTGAGGAGAGAGGAAACGTTACCCGAGGCAGCTTTGCAACCCCTCCCACCCACCAGATGCTGAGCTTAGCCTAGCCAGAGCCACTGGCACTCCACACtggggacagacagacacacagacttGGGAGGAAAGCCCTGCACGTCCCCATGGGCGTAGCAAGGCCCAGCTCTCCCAGAGCCCCTGGGGCTTCACTGCTTTGCACCAGCCTGGGATCTGGCCCACAGAGATCAATACCGTCCTTGTATGGTAGTGCTGACAGCCTGAGCTTGGGAAGGCATCTcctctggggctccagccctcagAGAGACTGGAGCAGTGTTTCAGCCTCAAGCTGCCGGACAGACAGGGCTCTGTTTGCTCAGTGCTTGCTGCCTCCAGCCATTGTCCTCGTAGGGACGAAAGGACGGTGGCTCTGAAATTTCCACACCAAGCCCGGAGATGGTTCAAAGAGCCCCTGCTGTAGCAACAGGGCACAGCCCGTTCAGTGGAGCGGTTTGCAGAGCAGCTGCGCAAGACGGTTCCCTCCTTGAAGGAGGGACACAGAGCTCCTGGCTCCAGGGGGCTGTGCCAGGCCAGATCTCCCTGGTCCCGACCCAGCCGCACCAGAAAGGTTTTCAAACTGGGGGATGTTTTTGCAGGGAGAAGAGGAGCATCTTAAGGAGTTTGAGGGTTCACAACCTGCCCTTTCTCATCCCAAACACTCCACCCCAGAGGCAGTTTCTTTCCCAAGAAAGACAGAGGTTGTACTGCAGGGAAAACAGGTGGGCCCCAGCCACCCTGCCAGGGATGCACCCAGCTCCAGAAGAGCTTAACTAAGCCACCCACTCCTGCCCCATGCAGAGACAGAGTCCCACTGTCCATGCAAGGCTCTTTGCTGGTGGAGCAGAGGGTCCCGCTCCAGCCCTCGCCTCTCACTGCACAGCAGAACCCCGGTGCTGTTCTCCATTCACCTGGGTGGTCAAAATTGAACTGGCCTTTGAGCGCTTTGGATTTCTGCTCTGAAGTGAGGACCCGGTAGAAGCTGTCTTGGCTCACAATCACCACCTGCTTCTGGCGGTAGTCCACCTCATTCTGGCCCAGCAGCTGGACAATCTTGGAGCATACTGAGGACTGAGAAAGGAACAGCAAAGGAGGCAAGTCAGCGGCAAGTGGTGTCTGAGCCACACAGGGAGGATGCCCTCAGGTAACAGCCATTCCTGGGTGCATGGGGCACTGCTTGGTGGACCTCCAGCCAAGACTTCATGGTCCCCTCAAAGGCACAGCCCAAAGCCACTGAGGGGAAAGTGCTCCAGGGGCATCACTGTGGGGCCCTTCAGTGTGAAAGCAGCACCAAGCttgctccctgcctccctctcctccatccctATGGCCTGCCCACAGCTCCTATTCTGGGCACAAGCTGTAGCAGTTGGCTGCTGCCTGGGTTCAGCCGCACCCCCAGGGCCCCCATGGCCAgctccagcctgcccagcagctccccagggagcagagctgtgtgtgGCACCAGGGTTGAGCCTCCTCCCTGGGAGGCAGCCTCAGTGCCTTGGTTCCCCCAGCCCTGGTCCAGCCCAGAAACTCCACCACTGCACGGGCAGGAAGGGAGAGCCAGGTTGTTTTCATACTCTAAATAAAGTCCAGGATGAAAAGACACCAGAAGGAGAGCTCTGGGACTTTATCAGGGATCTCTGccacagctgccagggctgagagGAGCAGCCACAAGCATATCCTGGTGCCTCTTGGCACAGTAAGGCTAAGGGCACTGTGGAACCAGCGGCTGAAGAGCCACGTGGCTCTGGCTGCCAGTGCAagatccccacaagcactgctggcACAAGAGCCAGCACCCCGCACACCACGTAGAGCAGGCTGAGTGCCAGTGGCCAGCATCAGCTCTctgctggcactgcagcaggCACCAGCTGCATGGCCGAGGGTCACGCCGGACCCTGCCATCACAACACAAATCAGAGCACAGCTTGGGGGACAAATCCCAAAGCCTGCTTCAGTCCCTTCTCCTTAGTCATACAAGTCCTTGGCCACTGTGCAACACAGTGGTGTAACTGCATCACGAACTGGCAGCCAGCACGTCTGCCCCGGCCAGCGAGAGCCAAGGTCAGGCCGGTGGAGgagtgctctgctgcctgcaggagcccTGCACGCCAGCCCCACTCCTGCCCTGTGGCATCCACTGTTTAAGGAGAAGGGAGTGCTCCTGGTGCCAAACTGAGCTGCTTCACCTCCTGCGAATCATGCTTGCTGCAGATGCCCATCTGAGCCACTCCTGGCCTCGGTTACCACAAATACTCTCTGCTGAGCGCTCTGCTTTGCAAAGCTGCCTTCCCACAGCCTGCCCATGGCTCTTTCCATGCTCCCACCTCCCCACCGGCTCAACCATCTGCTCCATACCTGGCTGGCAACCCTCAGATGCAGAGCTGAAGACAGTGGTGGTGAGAGGGAACAGGGAGGGGAAGGCATGCCTGGCAGAGGAGGTCACCCCAGCAGGCAGAGGGCAAGGCTGTTTGCCTGAGAAGCTGGAAGATTTGACGGCACTCCTGTCCCCAGAGACCATCTCTTCCCCTCCAGGCCAGGCTGACCTGACTTGGCTGTGACCACTGTGCTGTGAgtcagccccagcccagctggagagCCTCTgcacacagcactgctgcagagcaaacCGGCTTGGGCTGCCTGACAGCAGTCCTTGCAGCCCTGGGCACAAGCTTGGGTTTTGGGTCAGGGATGGGGTCTCCCTGAGCATCCCACCTTCTCCTGCCTCTCACAGCTGACAAATTGTGCTTCCCGAGCCACGtcagcagccctgcccttgcaGCAAGCTGCTACCACACAGAAAGAAGCCCTGCAAGTCAGTGCCAGTCACTTGGCCTTTGGCACACGCAGACACAAAGCTGAAGtccattctccttttcctctgttttcccactCCCCACATCCTTCTCCAGCCTGTGTCAGCCCTATTGCTTATCCAGCTATATCCCATAGGTTTTGCAAAAACAGGGCGTGCACAGTGCCTCTCCTCCACTTTTCGTCCCTTGCTGtctcccccagctgctgctgcctttctgtgCTGCCCGTGCAGCGAGGAGACGGCGCAGCAAGGTTCAGTCTTGGCCACAGCTGCCGAGGACACCAAACTTCCCAGGCCCTTTGCAATTAGGAATAAATCACCTTCCAGCTCAGCCACCCAGGCAGATCCCCAGCCTGTAGATCAGTAGGCTCCATACAGATCTGCACCAGAAACTGCTCTCCCCGGCCCGGGGGAAGGAGCAGGGCTCCTTTACTTTGGATAAGTGAAAGCAACACAGCAGTTGCACTCACACTCTCTCCTTGGACCTCAGCACACAGATGGACAATAAAACCATTTCAGGGCATCAGACAGTTCCAGCCAGtctttcctctgcctcatgcacaCTAATCCCTGATCTACTGATCCTGGAAAGTGGGGAAAAGAGTCCCCATCAGCTCTGAAAATCACCCTCCTGTTTCATGCCCCACAACTCGAGACATCCGATGGTGAGAAAAAACCAAGGAGAAAGTAGCCCTCAGCAGCTGGAGACAGGAACGTAAGTCCTGGCTCACACGTACGTCCTCCCACAGGGTCCCAGAATGAGGATCAGAGCGTATCCCGGATGCATTTACCATCCAGTGCTCTGGGGTGGCAAGTGCCTCTTGCAGAAGCATCCAGGCAGATGCTATGgacccttcccttttctctggtGGGCTTTGGAGAGCTATCAGAAGTGGTGGAGAAAGATGATCACAAGGACATCCTGCTCTCAGCACAGAGCTCAGATCCAGTGTACTGTGTTGCCTAGGTGGGCAGGGCTGTCACCTCTGGGCTCTACAAAGAGGCACACGTGTCACCTTGGTCCCGCAGAAGGCAGCTGTGGGCCAGGGCACTGCTCGCACGCAATACCTGCATAActgcagtgggacagagggacagcAGGGGACACTGCATGTTCCTCCAACCCAAGGGTTGCATTCAGCTTGCCTTAGTGGGGCAGCAAACCTCAGCAAGGACTCCTGCAGCTTTCTCTTTGAGGCTGGTAAGAAATAACGACCAACTCAGGTCTAAGTGAAGAAggtttttcctttccccacaatCCCTTGTGATGGAAACAAGAATGGTTCATGAGGGGCATTCCCTGATGCCAGTCTGAATACCTTCTACAGCTGGACAAGCAGATTTTCCCCTT is a window encoding:
- the UCK2 gene encoding uridine-cytidine kinase 2, with protein sequence MAGDSEQRLEEHGQPSGGEPFLIGVSGGTASGKSSVCSKIVQLLGQNEVDYRQKQVVIVSQDSFYRVLTSEQKSKALKGQFNFDHPDAFDNELIVKTLKEITEGKTVQIPVYDFVSHSRKEETVTVYPADVVLFEGILAFYSQEVRDLFRMKLFVDTDADTRLSRRVLRDISERGRDLEQILSQYITFVKPAFEEFCLPTKKYADVIIPRGADNEVAINLIVQHIQDILNGGLSKRQSNGYLNGYTPPRQRQPSESSSRPH